A stretch of Henckelia pumila isolate YLH828 chromosome 4, ASM3356847v2, whole genome shotgun sequence DNA encodes these proteins:
- the LOC140862637 gene encoding protein FAR1-RELATED SEQUENCE 5-like, whose translation MKRQLEAKDIAGLRPCKNIRLLEVQAGGPENLGCLPKDCRNFIENRRRLRLGDGDVEAIRKLFMRMQQRDTNLFHLMDVDDECRLCNVLWIHPRSKAAYEEFRDVVSFDTTYLVNKYKMPFATFVGINHHGQSILLGCALVTVRPGII comes from the coding sequence ATGAAGAGACAATTAGAAGCTAAAGACATTGCAGGTCTCAGGCCATGCAAGAATATCAGGCTTCTAGAAGTTCAAGCTGGTGGACCAGAGAATTTAGGATGCCTTCCAAAAGATTGTAGGAATTTTATCGAGAACAGAAGAAGATTAAGACTTGGTGATGGAGATGTTGAGGCCATTCGCAAGCTTTTTATGAGAATGCAACAAAGGGATACGAACTTATTTCATTTGATGGATGTTGATGACGAATGCAGACTATGTAATGTATTGTGGATTCATCCCCGAAGCAAAGCTGCATATGAAGAATTTCGTGATGTTGTAAGCTTCGACACAACTTACCTTGTCAATAAATATAAGATGCCTTTTGCCACTTTTGTCGGCATCAATCATCATGGTCAGTCCATTTTATTAGGGTGTGCGTTGGTtactgtaaggcccgggattatttga
- the LOC140862636 gene encoding protein FAR-RED IMPAIRED RESPONSE 1-like has translation MGNIHPTAILTDQCESIKIALREVMSDTIHRYCLWHILSKIPQKFKNVVDFDKTVAEFKEMVYDSIKIDTFESKWHEFVRSHGMETSEWLRTLYEEREKWVSVYLNHTFWAGMISTQRSEGIHAYYDGYIHFMSTLKQFVEQYEIATSNKIQKEFRADFESKRKVIKCISRFEWEKQFQRSYTNYIFNLVQKEINRVLYCHIIPPTEEESIEAANQFGIEIFKVLERSIVNNWYHKEFTYTVELRPNGEYINCNCRKFEFKGIICYHIFKVLSFKYIHTVNERYLLRRWRKDVPRRHSSIFFAEGYPHMADDYKKFQEVERWFQDCTNLSIGSGEKMEFVKRKVIDLHKEVLTWNPILTAQSQQRSVENILKEQSVGGTHVLDPPVTRPRGRPRTNRLISASEANAGRGRINTRGTGGGCRGGHSGRGRRNYAQEMDVLDLNQPVIATQSIQVN, from the coding sequence ATGGGAAACATTCATCCTACCGCTATATTAACTGACCAGTGTGAGAGTATTAAAATTGCCCTAAGGGAAGTGATGTCAGACACTATTCATCGATATTGCTTGTGGCATATTCTGTCGAAAATACCCCAGAAGTTCAAAAATGTGGTTGATTTTGACAAGACAGTTGCTGAGTTCAAAGAAATGGTGTATGACAGCATCAAGATTGATACTTTTGAGAGTAAATGGCATGAATTTGTACGGAGTCATGGAATGGAAACAAGTGAATGGTTGAGAACACTATACGAGGAGAGGGAAAAGTGGGTGTCTGTTTACTTGAATCACACTTTTTGGGCAGGTATGATTTCTACACAAAGAAGTGAGGGAATACATGCTTATTATGATGGTTATATTCACTTTATGAGTACTCTGAAACAATTTGTTGAACAATATGAGATCGCTACAAGTAATAAGATTCAGAAGGAGTTTCGTGCAGACTTTGAATCAAAGCGCAAAGTAATTAAGTGTATATCACGGTTTGAATGGGAGAAACAATTTCAAAGGTCATACActaattatattttcaatttagtTCAAAAGGAGATCAATAGGgtattgtattgtcatattattCCCCCAACTGAAGAGGAATCAATTGAAGCAGCAAATCAATTCGGCATTGAAATATTCAAAGTTCTAGAGAGAAGCATAGTAAACAACTGGTACCACAAGGAGTTTACATACACTGTTGAGCTCAGACCGAATGGAGAGTATATAAATTGCAACTGCAGGAAATTTGAATTCAAGGGAATTATTTGTTATCATATTTTTAAGGTTTTGTCCTTCAAATACATTCATACTGTCAATGAAAGATATTTGTTAAGGAGATGGAGGAAAGATGTCCCGAGACGACATTCAAGTATATTTTTCGCCGAAGGTTATCCACATATGGCAGACGATTACAAGAAATTCCAAGAAGTTGAACGATGGTTTCAGGACTGTACCAATTTATCTATCGGCAGTGGTGAGAAGATGGAGTTTGTTAAACGAAAGGTAATCGATTTGCATAAAGAGGTACTAACTTGGAATCCAATATTGACAGCTCAATCCCAGCAAAGGTCAGTAGAAAACATTTTAAAGGAACAATCAGTTGGAGGTACACATGTGTTGGATCCTCCAGTTACCCGCCCCCGTGGTAGACCGAGGACTAATCGATTAATATCTGCAAGTGAAGCTAATGCAGGAAGAGGAAGGATAAATACTAGGGGCACAGGTGGTGGATGTCGTGGAGGCCATTCAGGGAGAGGTAGGAGAAATTATGCACAGGAGATGGATGTGCTGGACTTGAATCAGCCTGTTATTGCTACACAAAGTATCCAAGTCAATTAG